GCATGAACGACGCGACCCCTATTGATTCCGGCGCGGTTGCAGCCATTGGCCATTCCGCCTGTCCGCATGATTGCCCTTCGACCTGTGCGCTCGAGGTTGATCTGCTTGCCCACAACCGCATTGGCCGCGTCCGCGGCGATTCCGGCAACAGCTACACCGCCGGCGTGATCTGCGCCAAGGTGGCGCGCTATGCCGAACGCATCCACCATCCCGAGCGCCTGCTCAAGCCGCTGATCAGGGCCGGGGCCAAGGGCGAGGGCAAATGGAAAGAGGCGAGCTTTGATGCCGCGCTTGATCTGATCGCCGAGAAATTCGTCAAGGCCGAGGCCGAATTCGGCTCCGAAACCGTCTGGCCGAATTTCTACGCCGGCACAATGGGGCTGGTGCAGCGTGACGGCATCAACCGGCTGCGCCACGCCAAGCGCTACTCCAACCATTTCGGCAGCTTCTGCACCAACATGGCCTGGACCGGATTTACCATGGGCGCAGGCGCCTTGCGCGGACCCGATCCGCACGAGATGGCCAAGTCCGACTGCGTGGTGATCTGGGGCACCAATGCCGTTTCCACCCAGGTCAATGTGATGACCCATGCGATCCGCGCCCGCAAGGAACGCGGTGCAAAGATCGTGGTCGTCGACATCTATGACAACCCGACCATGAAACAGGCGGATGTGAAGATCCTGGTCAAGCCCGGCACCGATGGTGCCTTTGCCTGCGCAGCAATGCATGTGCTGTTTCGCGAGGGGTTGGCCGATCGCGATTATCTCAACAAATTCAGCGACGACCCGGCAGGTCTTGAATCGCATTTGCAAACCCGCACACCCGAGTGGGCGGAAGCGATCTGCGGCGTTCCCACATCCGAAATCGAGGATTTCGCGCGTCTTGTGGGCAACACCAAAAGAACCTTTTTCAGGCTTGGCTACGGCTTCACCCGGCAGCGCAATGGGGTGGTCAACATGCATGCGGCACTGTCGCTGGCGGTGGTCACCGGCAGCTTCCAGCATGAAGGCGGTGGCGCATTCCACTCCAACTCCGATATCTTCCGGCTCGACAAGTCGCTCGTCGAGGGGACGCGCTATTTCGATCCGGGCGTGCGCTGGCTCGACCAGTCCAAGATCGGGCGGGTGCTGACCGGCGACGCCGAGGCGTTGAATGGCGGCCCGCCGGTCACCGCCATGCTGATCCAGAACACCAATCCTGCCAATGTCGCGCCCGAACAGCGCAAGGTAATCGAAGGGTTGCGGCGCGAGGACCTGTTTGTCGCGGTGCACGAGCAGTTCATGACCGACACCGCGCAACTGGCCGATGTGGTGCTGCCCGCCACCATGTTCCTGGAGCATGACGACATCTATCGTGGCGGTGGTCATCAGCACATCATTCTGGGACCCAAGCTGGTCGAGCCCCCCGAAGGCCCGCGCCAGAACCATGACGTGATCGAGGCACTGGGCGAGCGGCTCGGCGTCAGCGATCGCGAAGGCTTCGGCATGACCCCGCGCGACCACATCAATTACATGCTCTCAAAGCGCGGCCTTGGTGATTTCGAGAGCTTCAAGGCTGACAAATGGGCCGATGTTCAGGCCGGTTTCGATGAGGCGCATTTCCTCAACGGTTTCGGACATCGCGACGGCAAGTTCCGCTTCAAGCCCGACTGGACCAGGACGCCCGCGGCCAACAAGCCGCCCAAGCGCATGGGGCCGCAGGGGCCGGTGGATCAACTGCCTGAATTCCCCGATCATGTCGAACTGATTGAGAGCGCGGACACCGAACATCCCTTCCGGCTGGCGACATCGCCGTCACGCTCTTTCCTGAACTCGAGCTTCGCCGAAACAAAGTCCTCCAGAACCAAGGAGAAGCGCCCGGTCCTGATGCTTCATCCCGAGGATGCAGCGGCCTGTGGCATCGCCGACGGAGACCGGGTGGCGCTGGGCAACTCCCGCGGTGAGCTGGCCATGCATGCCAGCCTCGACGCCGGCCAGCGCCGCGGTGTGGTGATCCATGAAGGACTGTGGCCGAATTCGGCCTTCGAGGGCGGGGAGGGGATCAACACCCTGACCGGCGCCGACGCCTGCGCG
The DNA window shown above is from Hoeflea phototrophica DFL-43 and carries:
- a CDS encoding molybdopterin-containing oxidoreductase family protein → MNDATPIDSGAVAAIGHSACPHDCPSTCALEVDLLAHNRIGRVRGDSGNSYTAGVICAKVARYAERIHHPERLLKPLIRAGAKGEGKWKEASFDAALDLIAEKFVKAEAEFGSETVWPNFYAGTMGLVQRDGINRLRHAKRYSNHFGSFCTNMAWTGFTMGAGALRGPDPHEMAKSDCVVIWGTNAVSTQVNVMTHAIRARKERGAKIVVVDIYDNPTMKQADVKILVKPGTDGAFACAAMHVLFREGLADRDYLNKFSDDPAGLESHLQTRTPEWAEAICGVPTSEIEDFARLVGNTKRTFFRLGYGFTRQRNGVVNMHAALSLAVVTGSFQHEGGGAFHSNSDIFRLDKSLVEGTRYFDPGVRWLDQSKIGRVLTGDAEALNGGPPVTAMLIQNTNPANVAPEQRKVIEGLRREDLFVAVHEQFMTDTAQLADVVLPATMFLEHDDIYRGGGHQHIILGPKLVEPPEGPRQNHDVIEALGERLGVSDREGFGMTPRDHINYMLSKRGLGDFESFKADKWADVQAGFDEAHFLNGFGHRDGKFRFKPDWTRTPAANKPPKRMGPQGPVDQLPEFPDHVELIESADTEHPFRLATSPSRSFLNSSFAETKSSRTKEKRPVLMLHPEDAAACGIADGDRVALGNSRGELAMHASLDAGQRRGVVIHEGLWPNSAFEGGEGINTLTGADACAPYGGAAFHDTRVWVRKA